The DNA region TTGGAATTTTGGTGACGACGCTCAAATTACCAGTACAGGAGCCACATCATATATCTATAATAAGACAGGATTAAAAAGCACATCTCTTTTTGTAAAAGATGCTAATGGATGTACTAGTCTTTCATCTGCGATAAAAACAATTAAAGTGAATGGCAGTGATGCAATATCATTTACAGCAAATGGAAATACATTTTATTCATGTAACAATACTATAAATATTGTCAATACATCAACAGCTACCAATGCTACTTTTACTTGGGATTTTGGTGATGGAACAACTTCAACTTCTAATTCACCTGGAGATCATACTTATTCAAAAACTGGAGTTTACGATGTGAGTTTGTCTGCTAATATATCAGGAAATGAATCATGCATTCCTAAAATCATCAATAAGGTCTATGTTGGAACACCGACATTAGACATTTCACTACCAAACAGTTTATGTACCAATACGTCTTACAATTTAAGTGCAACAAGTTCTATTACTGGTATTATTTCATCTTCAAGTGATTATAAATGGACATTACCAAGTGGAAGTACCGTAAACGGAGATAGCACAGCAATTTCTTTTGCTCAGTCTGGGACTTATACAATTCAAGTAAAAAATGTGAATGGATGCCAAAGCTCCTCTACAAAAAGTATTACAGTAAAATCTGCACCACAAATATCCTTAGATATAACTCCCAATACAGGAATATGTACGACGACTCCAGTGACATTTTCATTAAATACTAATGATAATATTAGTAAATATAAATTTGACTTTGGAGATAATAAAATCGATAGTATTCATGGATTAAGCCAAACACATACTTATACTACTGGGGGTAGTTACAATTCAATTATTTCAGTCTCTAACAATCAAGGTTGCACGGTATCACAGTCAACAACCATAAACGTATCAAAAGATTGTATTGATAATGGAGCAGGATCCGTATATAACAATGTTTTTGGATTTACAAGTGAATGTGATTCGAAAAATATAGTAACATTTACAAATAAAAATCCCAGCAAGCCATTTAAATCAATCCTAATTGACGGAAAAACCTATGCTTTTACTGGTAATACATTAACAGTAACACTAACTAAAAAAGCCAAAGACGCTACCTATTCCGTGCAAATTATTTTTGCCGATGGAACCTTAGATATTTTAAGAGAAATTCAAATAATGGATGAAACTGCAGCATTTACATTTGTAAACAATGACAATAGTTCTAAATATTGCGCGCAAAACAACTTTACCTTTAACGTTGATACTTCAATCAATCAAATAAATATTTCCAACTACTCTTGGACTGTAACCGACACAAAAACAAATACTGTTATATATCAAAATACAGGAAATAATCTAACTTATTTTTCCACCTTAATTCCAGATGCATCAACATATAAAGTCAGTTTGACTATAGCCGATAAAAGAACTACGCCATGTATATCCACTATATCAAAAACTTTTACTACAACAGGAATCGTAGGTAATTTTAGAGCTATAGGAGATTCTATTTTTTGTACGCCTACAGGAAAAGTTGCTATAAAAAATAATTCAATTTATAACAAAAATATACTTACTTCTATTATCTGGAATTGGGGAGATGGCACTACCAATAAGTTAACGAATTTAAATGATCAAGACACGCTACAGCATACATATAACTATACAGGCAACGCTAGTGTTATCAATTATATAGTTTCTTTACAAATAACAGATACTTCTGGATGTATATCTACAGACACTAGAAATGATATATATAAGTTTTACAATGGTCAAGTAAATTTTAATACCCCTGATACTATTTTATGTAGTTCTAATACTATAGATATACAAAATAACTCCAATATATCAGATTTGCAAACAAACGGTTTCACATGGATAGTGGGCAATACAACGCAAACAAAATCAGATTTTACAAATTTTACTGAAAATGTTAATAATATTATATTCCCGACATCCTACGATGTAACCTTAAATGCCGTTTATGGTTCAAATATTACCTGTTCTTCACAACTCGTAAAAAACAATTATATTAGATTTCAACAGCCCATTGCAAAATTTAATATCATTAATGAAAGTGCAATTTATACTTGTCCACCTTATACTTTGCAATTACAAAATGAGTCTTCTGGATATCAAGATCTAACGTGGACATTTAATGATACCACTACAAATACAAGTACTTTGGATACTTTATTATATTCAGTAAGTACACCTAATGATTACAAAATTTATTTACATCTGAATGGTTATGATGGTTGTAGCGATTCCACGATATTTACATTTAGTGCAATTGGTCCAAGAGGAACCCTCGAAAGTAGTACATATAGAAACTGTATGCCATTAAACACGACACTTACGTTAAACAGTTCAAATTCCATTGTAAATTATTTATGGAATATGAATGATGGAAATTCCTTCAATCAAGCGTCACCTAATACAATAAATTATACCTATAAAAATGGCGGTAATTATAATCCTACCGTTACGATTCTTGGCAGACCAGAAGATGGTAGTTGTACGAATACGATTTCTTTGGATTCTAGCATTTACGTTGATAAAAAAATAGGATTAGCTTATCAACCAGACTATACTTTTTGTCTAGGAGATACATCTAAAGCTCAAGGTTTAAAATTAGAGGTTACTTACGAAGCTCCCACTATATTAACTTGGTCATCAAATCCAATCAATACAGACTCTTCATTTATCTTTAATAGAGATTCTATTATCTACATCAAGCCATTAATTTCAACATTTTATAATATAAATGCGAAAAGTCTGAATACTTGTCCAGATGAAAGTGGAACAATTACCGTAATAACTAGAGAATCTCCAATTATTTCATTTCCTTCCAAAACAATCACAGTATCAGCTGGGGAATATTTTTATTTAAATCCTAACATCGTCGACATTTATAATAATTCAAAATACTTATGGACTCCTAATTTTAGATTAAGTAATCCCTATTTAGCCAATCCCCAAGTAATCAGTGATATTGATACAACATACACTTTAACGCTACAAAATGAATATGGATGTAGTACAACAAATTCAATTCACATAAAAGTTCTTTGTGCTTCCTCAAAATTATTTATGGCAAATGCTTTTACACCAAATGGAGATGGAAAAAATGATAGATTCTATGTAAGTGGATATGGAATTTCTAATGTAAAACACTTCGTTATATTCGATCGTTGGGGCAAAAAAGTCTTTGAAAGAAATAATATTGCATCAAATGACTTCTATCAAGGATGGGATGGAACTGTAAATGGAAAGCCTGCTGAACCAGGAACATATATGTATTTTGTAGATTTAACTTGTACAGAAGGGACCAATTACAATTTAAAGGGAAGTGTTGTACTTATTAGATAGATAAATACAAAAAATATTAAAACAATAATTAATCAAAACATACGTTGAAAATAAGTTAACCGCAAGATACAATTAGGACTTTTAATTTTTCATTGCATGACCTATTTAAAACACAGATTACAACTAATCTGCTTTTTTATTTTTTTGTCCATATTTATAAAATTAGGGGCTCAATCTTTGTCATTTTCAATGACCTCTTCCGGGCAGGATATCACATCCTCATGTGTAGGAAATGCAATTACATTTAGTAATACGTCTGGAAGAAATGGAGATAATTTAACTTGGTCGTATAATAATAATACAGTTAATGGAAACTCATTCCTCTACTCATTTACGAATCAAGGAACCTATACAATCACATTAAAAGATAATTCTAACAATGAAAGTGTAAGCAAGGTAATTACTATTTATAGTAATCCAACAACTACAATTTCTGTTTCTCAAAGCAATATTTGTACAGGTAATTCCGTAACCTTTTCCGCTAATGCAACAACTACAAGTTCTATAAAAAATTACATTTGGAGTTTTGGAGATGGTTCTTCCGTTACTCAGAATAATACAGCAAACCATAGCTATAACCAAGCTGGAAACTACAATGCATATCTATACGTAGAAGATATTAATGGATGTAGAAGTCCTGCTTCTAGCACAAAAACAGTATCAGTTATAGGATCACTTAATGTCGGGTTTACAGCAAATGGAACTGATTATTTTAGTTGTAGTAATCAAATCGACTTTGAAAATACAACATTGGAAAATGGAACATTAGGCATTGTTTATACATGGGATTTCGGAGATGGAACAAGTTCCACTGAAAAAAATCCAGGTAATCACACTTATGCTACAGCAGGAAAATATACTGTTAAAATATTAGCAAATATACCAGGAAATAATAGTTGTACGCCAGGATTCACAAAAGATATTTATGTAGGAAAGCCTAGTATTCAAATTGTTTTAAGCAATACTAGTATATGTGCTAACACATCTACCTCTATCAAAGCAAATATTACTCCTAGTAGTTTTTTTTCAAAGAATCAAGATATTATCTGGCAATCAAACAATGCAAGTTTTAATAAAGATTCTACGGCAATAAACTTTACTAATGCAGGCTCATATACCCTCTCCGCAACAAATCAAAACGGGTGTAAGTCAACAACTACAACAACAATCAATGTAAATGCCTCTCCTTCAGCAACGATCAATATAACTCCAAGTTATGGCATTTGCACGGAAACAAATATAAAATACGGGATTACAAACACATCAACCTCCACATCCAATTTGTCATATAGTTGGGATTTTGGGGATGGTACTATAAGTACCAATGAAACATTGGAGCATAAATACGATACAGCGGGTAGTTATATAACAACATTAAAACTATCAAATAGCAATGGATGCACATCTAATTTTACACAGGTAATTACAGTAACAAATAAATGTATTGATAATGGTCTTGGATCAACATACAATCCTTCATTCGGTTTTGCAAGTATTAGTTGCGATAATAAAAACATCTTAAAATTCTATAATAAAGATTCTCTATTAAAAGTTTCTTCTTGGATAATTGACAATGTAACTTATCCAAGTCAAGGTGATACTACAGTTATAAAATTACCTACTAAATCCACAGAAGATACCTATAATGTACAAGTGAAATATACGAATGGTACCTTCGACAAAGTTAGAGAAATTACAATAATTGACGAAGTAGCAAATTTTACTTATTCCAATTCTGATAATACAAATAATCTTTTATGTGCCTTTAACAATATAACATTCGATGCATCTGCTT from Rhizosphaericola mali includes:
- a CDS encoding PKD domain-containing protein, giving the protein MCSLSKAQSPTFNITVNNSLVTDACIGATVQFTNTSANQNHVFFWIIDGSKIKSNTNSTIYLFKTAGTYPIQLVDSTVNLTTSTPLNIHNLPIASFNISNSEICQGSSVNFTSTSTASTSIISYNWNFGDDAQITSTGATSYIYNKTGLKSTSLFVKDANGCTSLSSAIKTIKVNGSDAISFTANGNTFYSCNNTINIVNTSTATNATFTWDFGDGTTSTSNSPGDHTYSKTGVYDVSLSANISGNESCIPKIINKVYVGTPTLDISLPNSLCTNTSYNLSATSSITGIISSSSDYKWTLPSGSTVNGDSTAISFAQSGTYTIQVKNVNGCQSSSTKSITVKSAPQISLDITPNTGICTTTPVTFSLNTNDNISKYKFDFGDNKIDSIHGLSQTHTYTTGGSYNSIISVSNNQGCTVSQSTTINVSKDCIDNGAGSVYNNVFGFTSECDSKNIVTFTNKNPSKPFKSILIDGKTYAFTGNTLTVTLTKKAKDATYSVQIIFADGTLDILREIQIMDETAAFTFVNNDNSSKYCAQNNFTFNVDTSINQINISNYSWTVTDTKTNTVIYQNTGNNLTYFSTLIPDASTYKVSLTIADKRTTPCISTISKTFTTTGIVGNFRAIGDSIFCTPTGKVAIKNNSIYNKNILTSIIWNWGDGTTNKLTNLNDQDTLQHTYNYTGNASVINYIVSLQITDTSGCISTDTRNDIYKFYNGQVNFNTPDTILCSSNTIDIQNNSNISDLQTNGFTWIVGNTTQTKSDFTNFTENVNNIIFPTSYDVTLNAVYGSNITCSSQLVKNNYIRFQQPIAKFNIINESAIYTCPPYTLQLQNESSGYQDLTWTFNDTTTNTSTLDTLLYSVSTPNDYKIYLHLNGYDGCSDSTIFTFSAIGPRGTLESSTYRNCMPLNTTLTLNSSNSIVNYLWNMNDGNSFNQASPNTINYTYKNGGNYNPTVTILGRPEDGSCTNTISLDSSIYVDKKIGLAYQPDYTFCLGDTSKAQGLKLEVTYEAPTILTWSSNPINTDSSFIFNRDSIIYIKPLISTFYNINAKSLNTCPDESGTITVITRESPIISFPSKTITVSAGEYFYLNPNIVDIYNNSKYLWTPNFRLSNPYLANPQVISDIDTTYTLTLQNEYGCSTTNSIHIKVLCASSKLFMANAFTPNGDGKNDRFYVSGYGISNVKHFVIFDRWGKKVFERNNIASNDFYQGWDGTVNGKPAEPGTYMYFVDLTCTEGTNYNLKGSVVLIR